GCCCCGGCCCCCTGACCTCGGTCTACCTGGGGGGCGGTACCCCGTCGCTCCTGGGACCGAACGGCGTGGCCCAGGTGCTCGAGGCGGCGCGAGGCGCCTGGGGCGTCACGCAGGCCGCGGAGGTCACGGTGGAGACCAACCCTGCGGCGGGCGCCGAGCTCCGTGCCCTGCGCGGCGTGGGCGTCACCCGCCTTTCCGTGGGGGTGCAGGCCCTGGACGATCACGTGCTGGCCGCCCTGGGCCGCCCCCACGGCGCCGCCCAGGCCCGGCGGACCCTAGAGGAAGCAGCGCGCGCCGGATTCGCCGGGGTGAGCGCGGACCTTCTCTACGGGCTCCCCGGGCTTCCGCCCCAAGCTCTCGGCGCCTGGGCCCGGGAGTTGGCCGGCCGGGGGGTCTGCCACGTCTCCGCGTACAGCCTGGAGCTCCACCCGGGAACCCCCCTGGGCGAGGCCGTGGCCGCAGGCCGGGCGCGGCCCTGCGGGGTGGACGAGGAAGAAGCCCAGTGGGAGGCCCTGCTCGAGGCGCTGACCGCCCAGGGCTTTGAAGCCTACGAGGTCTCGAACTTCGCTCGCCCCGGGGCACGCAGCCGCCACAACCAGGCCTACTGGGACGGCTCTCCCTACGTGGGGCTCGGTCCGGGGGCCCACGGGTACGACCCCGACGCGGGGCCCTGGGGAACCCGCTGGTGGAACGCCCCGGGGCTCGCCGCGTATGGGGAGCGCCTGACGGCCGGAGAGCTCCCCCCGGGCGGCCGGGAAGAGCTCGGCCGCGAGGAAGCCCTGCTGGAGGTCCTCTTCCTG
This region of Thermodesulfobacteriota bacterium genomic DNA includes:
- a CDS encoding coproporphyrinogen-III oxidase family protein gives rise to the protein MAHALYVHVPFCPGRCAYCGFYSGEPLERLADFPALVAAEAGLRGFPSPGPLTSVYLGGGTPSLLGPNGVAQVLEAARGAWGVTQAAEVTVETNPAAGAELRALRGVGVTRLSVGVQALDDHVLAALGRPHGAAQARRTLEEAARAGFAGVSADLLYGLPGLPPQALGAWARELAGRGVCHVSAYSLELHPGTPLGEAVAAGRARPCGVDEEEAQWEALLEALTAQGFEAYEVSNFARPGARSRHNQAYWDGSPYVGLGPGAHGYDPDAGPWGTRWWNAPGLAAYGERLTAGELPPGGREELGREEALLEVLFLAFRRTAPLEPRDLAARFGLSATRWTRALADLETQGLLARGEGASWTPTACALRRADGLALWARELLLAPEDACSTSPTPA